ATCTGCAAAACCCTCCTTGAGCCACTGCATCAAATTGCGCACCCGTAATAATTGGTGGCGTAGGGGCGGGCATACCATGGAGAGCTCGGTAGACTCAGACCAGCCGGGCAGAATTTCAACCAGGCGTCCACTGACAATATCTGCCTGGACATAGATATCTGCCAGCCGGGTAATTCCAAGTCCCTCAATTGCAGCGCGGTGCATTACCCTTCCGCTAATCAATTTAGTGCTGTTTTCAACTTGCACAACCTGTTGGTTCTTACCTCGTGTCAGCAGCCATTGATCTACACTGCCGGAAATTAGCGGTACAGATGCTAAGTCAGCAGGTTTTTCTATAGGCCCATATTCTTGAAGGAACTTTGGGCTGGCTACGTATCGGGTTTTGATAGTGTGAAGTTTACGCACGATTAGAGAGGAGTCCGGCAAGCTGCCCATACGAATAACCAAATCGTACTGGTCTTGAATCAAATCTACTCGGGTGCTGGAAAAGTCCAGATGAACTCTAACTCCTGGATTGGCCTGCTGAAACTTGATCACCAGCGGAGCAATCAAGCTCTCCCCGATAACGCCACCAACAGCGTTGATGCGGATGTTTCCCTCCAGTCCCCCCTTTGATTCACTGGCCCACTCGGCGGCAGAATCCAACTGCTGCATCGCTTGCTTGCAACGCAAATAGTAACCCTCACCAATCTCGGTATGACGCAGCTGCCTTGTTGTGCGGTAGAGAAGCTGTATATCCAGGGTTGTTTCCAGATCAGTGACCAGTTGGCTTAAATTGGCCTTGGAAAAGCCGCTATCCCGCGCTGCAGCAGTGAAGCTTCCGGCATCGGCTACCTGAATAAATGCACGAATAGCGCGCCATGAGATATTGTTCATAAAAACCAAACAATGTTTTCCGATTGGTTGGGCTAATCATATTAGTCGGAATTCCTATACTGGGTCTACTTAAACAAAACTATCCGCTGGGATAGCTCATTGAAGGAGAGAGAGCCCATGTCCAAACCACTTGTTGTTATTACTGGAGCCAGTTCAGGTATTGGTGCTGCCATTGCCCAACATATGTCTGCTGCCGGGCATCCTTTATTATTGTTGGCAAGGCGTGTGGACAAACTGGAAGCTTTAAATCTGCCAAATACTCTTTGTAGGAAAGTGGATGTGACTGATATGGCAGCCTTGCGCGGGGCAATTCGTGAGGCTGAGACTCAGTTCGGTCCGGTTGACTGTCTGATTAACAATGCCGGCAAAATGTTACTGGGCAATATTGAAACACAGAACCCCGATGAGTGGCGGCAAATGTTTGATGTGAATGTATTGGCCTTGCTAAACGGTATGCAGGCGGTTTTGGAAGATATGAAAACTCGCCATTCCGGGACCATTATCAATATCAGTTCTATTGCTGGAGTAAAAACATTTATCAATCATGCTGCGTACTGTGGTACCAAATATGCTGTCTCTGCTATTGGTGAAACCGTGCGCGAGGAAGTGGCGCCTACCGGGGTACGTGTAATGACCATATGCCCCGGCGCGGTGGAAACAGAGCTGCTAAGCCACACTACCTCAGCAGAAATTATTGAGGCCTATCAACAATGGAAAGAATCCATTGGTGGCGCAATTAATGCAGAGGATATTGCTCGCACAGCAATGTTCATGTACTCCCAGCCCCAGCATGTAAATATTCGAGAGGTTCAAATTGCAGCGACAGGGCAGGGGCAGTAATCTTAATTTGTTGTCGCCAAAGCACTGATTGTTTTTCGAGGTAATATTTATTTTACTAATATTTCCAACCTAATCCAGCGAATCGGATCTGGCTTAGGTTGGAATGAACTGTAAAAGATATGGAGATGGCAGCGCGAATAACGATTTTATTTGCCCGTCTTATTTTATGTTCTTCTGTGCTTGCACGACAAAATACTGATGAGCAGGAATGCGGCGTAGAGAAAACGGCAGAATCAGTGATGTCTAGTATCGTCAACTTTGCCAAAAAACCATCATGGATGGCGACAGAGAAGGCGTCGAAGATGGGTGTAGATCAGGGTAGAGTACAATTGGTGCTGCTCTCATCAATACTCTGGAAGCTGATG
This DNA window, taken from Microbulbifer sp. VAAF005, encodes the following:
- a CDS encoding SDR family oxidoreductase, whose product is MSKPLVVITGASSGIGAAIAQHMSAAGHPLLLLARRVDKLEALNLPNTLCRKVDVTDMAALRGAIREAETQFGPVDCLINNAGKMLLGNIETQNPDEWRQMFDVNVLALLNGMQAVLEDMKTRHSGTIINISSIAGVKTFINHAAYCGTKYAVSAIGETVREEVAPTGVRVMTICPGAVETELLSHTTSAEIIEAYQQWKESIGGAINAEDIARTAMFMYSQPQHVNIREVQIAATGQGQ
- a CDS encoding LysR family transcriptional regulator, with the translated sequence MNNISWRAIRAFIQVADAGSFTAAARDSGFSKANLSQLVTDLETTLDIQLLYRTTRQLRHTEIGEGYYLRCKQAMQQLDSAAEWASESKGGLEGNIRINAVGGVIGESLIAPLVIKFQQANPGVRVHLDFSSTRVDLIQDQYDLVIRMGSLPDSSLIVRKLHTIKTRYVASPKFLQEYGPIEKPADLASVPLISGSVDQWLLTRGKNQQVVQVENSTKLISGRVMHRAAIEGLGITRLADIYVQADIVSGRLVEILPGWSESTELSMVCPPLRHQLLRVRNLMQWLKEGFADIYLQALAVSPIE